In the genome of Drosophila subpulchrella strain 33 F10 #4 breed RU33 chromosome 2L, RU_Dsub_v1.1 Primary Assembly, whole genome shotgun sequence, one region contains:
- the LOC119547515 gene encoding uncharacterized protein LOC119547515, translating to MKGALVCICLALFMALYGAEYICDPDSNNKPDCTNASNLLVPIRNFYDPTRYWNCTSVSNNSAEVVKCESGGFDPTLKKCVSWETWKWTDCCP from the exons ATGAAAGGAG CTCTAGTTTGCATTTGCCTTGCCCTCTTCATGGCGCTCTACGGCGCCGAATACATCTGCGATCCCGATAGCAACAACAAGCCCGACTGCACCAATGCCAGCAACCTGCTCGTCCCTATCCGAAACTTCTATGATCCAACCCGGTACTGGAATTGCACATCCGTCTCCAATAACTCAGCTGAAGTTGTTAAATGCGAATCTGGGGGATTCGACCCGACATTGAAGAAATGCGTCAGTTGGGAGACTTGGAAATGGACTGATTGCTGCCCTTAA
- the LOC119546375 gene encoding uncharacterized protein LOC119546375, with amino-acid sequence MNAAIVLLFVALFVAINAEFTCNPDGDGEPDCLGRSGQVTRDFWDPTHYWICSPSGKPDLTACPDQKGFDPKTGTCVDWSDWQWYPPCPTDSEST; translated from the exons ATGAATGCAG CCATAGTCCTCCTATTCGTGGCCCTTTTCGTGGCCATCAATGCCGAATTCACTTGCAATCCTGATGGCGATGGAGAGCCCGACTGCTTGGGACGCTCTGGACAGGTTACCCGCGACTTCTGGGACCCAACCCACTACTGGATCTGCAGCCCCTCCGGAAAGCCAGATCTTACAGCGTGCCCGGACCAGAAGGGATTCGATCCCAAAACAGGAACCTGCGTGGATTGGAGCGATTGGCAGTGGTACCCACCATGTCCCACCGACTCCGAATCCACTTAA
- the LOC119547732 gene encoding accessory gland protein Acp29AB-like — translation MLQYATYFLYVLVSWDVWITFAQHQNIAPHHSAVYNPQSALDQIGVHQQQWFSYNSLRQALTDEKINKLEMGLLALQKELESQLQTLRKLQEFEKERIIVKRIIKPIFEKIGSRYFYIEKQIKVNWYAAFNKCRQMGGHLANIQDWTELHAIFSRVPRASYWIDMVMNTGREGNYLSTLTGKMRQYARWWGTQYDNDKNNCVDVYGLYMYKSDCHKEYFFVCQAEPWY, via the coding sequence ATGCTCCAGTACGCCACTTATTTTCTGTACGTCCTCGTTTCCTGGGATGTGTGGATAACCTTTGCTCAACATCAGAACATTGCGCCCCATCACAGTGCAGTGTACAATCCGCAGTCCGCACTTGATCAGATTGGTGTACACCAGCAACAATGGTTCTCCTACAACTCCTTACGGCAAGCTCTAACTgatgaaaaaataaacaagcTAGAAATGGGATTGCTGGCTCTACAAAAAGAGTTGGAATCCCAACTTCAGACATTACGAAAGCTACAGGAATTCGAGAAGGAAAGAATAATAGTCAAGAGGATCATCAAGCCGATCTTCGAAAAGATTGGTTCCAGGTACTTTTACATCGAGAAGCAAATCAAAGTGAATTGGTACGCTGCATTTAATAAGTGTCGTCAAATGGGCGGTCACCTGGCAAATATCCAAGATTGGACAGAACTTCACGCTATATTCTCAAGAGTGCCACGCGCTTCCTACTGGATAGATATGGTAATGAACACCGGGAGAGAAGGCAATTACTTAAGTACACTAACCGGAAAAATGCGCCAATACGCAAGATGGTGGGGTACCCAATACGACAATGACAAAAACAACTGCGTTGATGTGTATGGGCTATACATGTATAAAAGTGATTGTcataaagaatattttttcgTATGTCAAGCCGAGCCATGGTATTAA